GTTCGGCCCGTTCGCGCATCGCGCAGGTCGGGCCGATGCCGTCGGCGACCGAGGCCGGCGAGACGAGCCAGCCGTGACAGCGGCGGCAGTGGGTGACCAGCCGGACCTCGGGGTGGTCTTCGGTGTCGGCCATGTCGATCTCCTCCGGCCGTGGTGCTACTTCCCGAAGGATCGCACACGGTACCGACATGTTTCCGGCGCCGATGCGACCGCGCGGGGCGCACCGGCGCGGGACCTACAGCCGCTCGATGACGGTCGCGTTGGACATGCCCGCGCCCTCGCACATGGTTTGCAGCCCGTACCGGCCGCCGGTGGCCTCGAGGTGATTGAGCAGGGTGGTCAGCAGGCGGGCGCCGGACGCGCCGAGCGGGTGGCCCAGCGCGATCGCGCCACCGCGCGGGTTCAGCCGCTCCGGATCGGCGCCGAATTCGCGCTGCCACAGCAGCGGCACCGGCGCGAACGCCTCGTTCACCTCGTAGGCGTCGATATCGGCGATCGACAGGCCCGAACGGTCCAGCGCGCGGCGGGTCGCGGGG
This DNA window, taken from Nocardia sp. BMG111209, encodes the following:
- a CDS encoding DUF6011 domain-containing protein, yielding MADTEDHPEVRLVTHCRRCHGWLVSPASVADGIGPTCAMRERAEQRAAARAELTLFDIAA